DNA from Leptospira mayottensis 200901116:
CCTTTTTCTTCGACCGCTTTGCCTTGATCGATGGAATCCTGAACGTAGCGGACAATCAGCTTCTCGCCGATCTTGGAAGCGAGTTCGTCTCTGAAGTCCAACGCTTCCTGAAAGTTATGACCGGTATCGATATGAACGAGAGGAAACGGAAACTTTCCGGGACGAAACGCTTTCAACGCAAGATGGACGAGCGTGATCGAATCCTTTCCACCGGAAAAAAGAAGAGCGGGTTTTTCAAACTGAGAAGCGGTTTCCCGAAGGATATAAATCGATTCCGCTTCGAGTTGTTCGAGATGTGTAAGTCTGGATCTATTCATAGTTGAATTCATATTGCTCTTTTAGGACCGGATTTTTGACGGATCAACTTTCCGTCGACGACGTGAAGTCCGCATTCTTGATTGGATGCTTCCCACCACCACCTTCCAGCACGAATGTCTTCTCCCGATTGAATGGCTCTTGTGCAAGGAGCGCATCCTATCGAAGGAAAACCTTTCTTGTGTAACACGTTAGTCGGAATCCGATACGTATCGATAAAGTCTTGAGTGCGCTCCAAAGACCAATCCAAGAGAGGATGATATTTGAGTATATTCCGAGAAGAGTCCAATTCCACTTTTGAGAGAGAATTTCTAGAATCCGATTGTTCCGAACGAATTCCAGTGATCCAAAGTTTTGTTCCGACAAGTGCGCGGTTTAATGGCTCTACTTTTCGGATGTAACAGCATTCTTTTCTATTTTCCACAGAATCATAAAAACTGTCGGGGCCTTTCGTATTGATTAGATTTTGAACCGCAGCCGTGTCCGGAAAATACGTCTCGATTTTCCTACCGTAACTTGCATTTGTAAGTTTATGAAGGTCGTATGTTTCGTTAAAAAGACGACCGGTATCCAAAGTAAAAATTCTGATTTTTAAATTTCGAGTATATATAACGTGAGTGATAACTTGATCCTCAAGGCCTAAACTTGTGGAAAAAGCCGCAGTTTCTCCGTACTCTTTATTGATCCATTCTAGGGAATCTTCCAGGTTCAAAGGAGCAAGTTTTTGTTCCAACTCTTGCGGACTCATGTTCGTGATAGCCTAAGTCTTGGATGGTAGGTTTACGCATCCAGCTTGATTTATGGTTGATCCAAGAAATAGTCCAGATTTAAGAAAAATGGGACTATTTATTTACCAAAGTTTTATATATTGGATTTTTTGTAAACTATATTTGATATAAGGCCTTGTTAAGCGCCATTTTCTCAATCTTACTGAAAATTTATCCTTATAAAAATGTATGCTTTAAGCGTGTCATTAAACTTGAGATACCTTCCTTTTTTAATATATTTTCGAACGTAAGACAATTTCGAACATGATATTTTTAAATCGATGAAGTTAAGGTCAATGGTAGTCGAGGTCGCAAATACTTCCAAAGCAACTCTTTAGGATCGATTTTAAATTCAGTGGACGCCTTCGGTATCCTGATCGAATTAATATAGATAATCGAAAGTTTTTAATCGAATTGAAATGACAACCGTAGAAGGATATTACCAGTAAGCTCAAAAAATGTAGCAAAATTTAAAATTAGGCACTCGTATGGTCAATTTTCTTCAGCCTAGTTCTAATCAAAAGCCTACCTTTTATTGAAAACTTAAAGAAGGAGATTAAAAATTTGTCCCAAAATCCGAAGAGAATTCAGTTTTAGTCATTCGGTAAGTTCGTAATAAATTACGTCCCCTCAAATAGTTTATGGGTTTTTCGGAATAGTCCCTTCACTGTAAAATTCGTATAGTATTCCTACTTTCTAAAGCATTAAGAAAAGGTCTTGATCGTTATTTTTGATTTTAATGACGATTTCCTTATTACAGAAAGTTCTCGTTAGAAATTTAGAGATCATTTTTTATAATGGCTCATTTAGATCAGTCGTAAATTTAGAACACTTATTTAGGATCAATACTAAAGTACAGTTTAAATGTACTTTATAATGTTCTTAAGTAATAAAAAGAGATCATAATATACTTTAGTAATAGTTGAATAAAATTAAAAACTCCATTTAAAAAAGTCACTACAATCTTTTTTATTTCCACATTCTCAAGCCCAAAATTAAATTTTCTGATCCGCTTTTATAGAAAGTATTGGAAAGTTTTATCTTTTGAACTTGAATTGGTTTTTAAATGGAAATTGTATCGATCTTAAAAGGATTTTTTAGAAAAAATTCCAAAATCTATATTCTACTATTCGGTTTTTACGGAAGCCTATTTTTAATCCTATTCT
Protein-coding regions in this window:
- a CDS encoding phosphoadenylyl-sulfate reductase, encoding MSPQELEQKLAPLNLEDSLEWINKEYGETAAFSTSLGLEDQVITHVIYTRNLKIRIFTLDTGRLFNETYDLHKLTNASYGRKIETYFPDTAAVQNLINTKGPDSFYDSVENRKECCYIRKVEPLNRALVGTKLWITGIRSEQSDSRNSLSKVELDSSRNILKYHPLLDWSLERTQDFIDTYRIPTNVLHKKGFPSIGCAPCTRAIQSGEDIRAGRWWWEASNQECGLHVVDGKLIRQKSGPKRAI